A single window of Lutzomyia longipalpis isolate SR_M1_2022 chromosome 1, ASM2433408v1 DNA harbors:
- the LOC129797200 gene encoding F-box/WD repeat-containing protein 11 — translation MIKMETDKIMDDSNSNSQYTSMILYDPARKKEPSPTFQNERETCLTYFLKWNEADQVDFVEQLLSRMCHYQHGHINAFLKPMLQRDFISLLPKKGLDHIAENILSYLDADSLKAAELVCKEWLRVISEGMLWKKLIERKVRTNSLWRGLAERRGWIQYLFKPRPGTTHRQHSFYRALFPKIMNDIESIESNWRSGRHMLRRINCRSENSKGVYCLQYDDNKIVSGLRDNTIKIWDRSDLKCVKTLTGHTGSVLCLQYDDKVIISGSSDSTVRVWDVNSGEMVNTLIHHCEAVLHLRFNNGMMVTCSKDRSIAVWDMTSPGEITLRRVLVGHRAAVNVVDFDEKYIVSASGDRTIKVWNTSTCEFVRTLNGHKRGIACLQYRDRLVVSGSSDNSIRLWDIECGACLRVLEGHEELVRCIRFDSKRIVSGAYDGKIKVWDLVAALDPRAQTSSLCLKTLVEHTGRVFRLQFDEFQIVSSSHDDTILIWDFLNYIPPESNSNRSPSPSLMEH, via the exons ATGATAAAGATGGAAACGGATAAAATTATGGATGATTCCAATAGCAATTCACAG TACACCTCGATGATTCTGTACGATCCAGCGAGGAAAAAAGAGCCATCGCCAACATTTCAGAATGAACGAGAAACCTGCCTAACGTACTTCTTGAAATGGAACGAAGCAGATCAAGTGGATTTTGTTGAACAATTACTATCCCGAATGTGTCACTATCAGCATGGGCATATAAATGCATTTCTCAAACCAATGCTCCAGAGAGactttatttctttgttgCCAA AAAAAGGACTGGATCACATTGCGGAAAATATCTTATCGTATTTGGATGCTGATTCGTTGAAAGCTGCTGAATTGGTGTGCAAAGAATGGCTTCGTGTTATTTCCGAAGGAATGCTATGGAAGAAGTTAATTGAACGCAAAGTAAGAACTAATTCGCTATGGCGTGGTCTTGCCGAGAGACGTGGATGgatacaatatttatttaaaccaCGACCGGGCACAACACATCGACAGCACTCATTCTACAGGGCACTCTTTCCTAAGATTATGAATGACATTGAAAGTATAGAAAGCAATTGGCGCTCTGGGCGTCATATGCTAAGACGTATTAATTGTCGTTCAGAGAACTCCAAAGGTGTCTACTGCCTTCAGTACGATGATAATAAAATCGTTTCGGGCTTGAGAGAcaatacaattaaaatatgGGATAGAAGTGATCTGAAATGTGTAAAG ACACTGACAGGCCATACAGGATCTGTGTTATGCCTTCAGTATGATGATAAAGTCATAATAAGTGGATCAAGTGATTCTACCGTCCGTGTGTGGGATGTCAATTCCGGTGAAATGGTTAATACGCTCATTCATCACTGCGAAGCTGTCTTACATTTGCGATTCAATAATGGAATGATGGTCACATGTTCCaag GATCGCTCTATAGCAGTGTGGGATATGACATCGCCTGGTGAAATTACATTGCGCCGTGTCCTTGTTGGGCATCGTGCAGCTGTGAATGTAGTTGATTTCGATGAGAAATACATCGTATCGGCATCCGGGGATCGTACCATTAAAGTGTGGAATACATCAACTTGTGAATTTGTTCGGACCCTCAATGGTCACAAAAGAGGTATCGCGTGTCTCCAGTATCGTGATAGATTAGTGGTCAGTGGCAGTTCGGATAACTCtataag GTTATGGGATATTGAATGCGGAGCATGCCTTCGTGTACTGGAGGGACATGAGGAGTTAGTGCGATGTATTCGATTCGATTCAAAGCGGATTGTGAGTGGAGCTTACGATGGAAAGATAAAAGTGTGGGACTTGGTGGCTGCCTTAGATCCACGTGCTCAGACGAGTTCATTGTGCTTAAAAACACTTGTG gaaCACACTGGTCGTGTATTTCGACTGCAATTTGATGAATTCCAAATAGTGAGCAGTTCTCACGATGATACCATTTTAATATGGGATTTCCTCAACTACATACCACCCGAAAGCAATTCGAATCGAAGTCCATCAC CATCGCTTATGGAGCATTAG
- the LOC129797199 gene encoding zinc finger matrin-type protein CG9776 isoform X1 — MGDDKSVEEKSLWPDDLKQREEQWQRNGGPTTPRRYDRPPSPPMPPPVDDKRRSRSHSRERRRSRSRSRSRSRSRGHSPNERYRRRPESYDYRRRPVRRSPDRRFTRRDNSRERNRSRNRSRSRDRRDRSHSRGRMRRDWSPKGRRSPVRRPATPQAPPPPNINQAPPPYIPQPLYTDGYNYNASLPPYGQNMPPQPYGGYDFPGQGPPQQYVPPPYPPPPPILMPPGPTGDDFGPGVWGAPPPMGQQPMPPQMSMPVESEEDKCKREAAVAQEMQNQRATLKKQREDYQRRASALTRELKILKEQRNKLAAVNQPHSPTTRNFLKENDRLQSQIQNKLSNIENVIAMLSGIIGVDKTPSPPSLSSASKSSAAPKGKSSVSTKGSDSDDSDSEKLKSKLIQSMKKNKKEKEHEGSISREKLTDPEKKVNYVFYDPEMHWCPICNVFPKSAKDYLNHLHTKEHINFTKNQESPWHDNAKIDEFPTYPNAPSKRTPIRGLQFFTPATAWYCKLCSMWMGDLHCASTHLKSKLHADNYNAYIDQNPHFDMDWMANRQKAYDIFREKVASGKKSPSLLHVIPLQSDDDSEKKHKKKKKKQDGKKDKKKRKRGKRRRQSTSSSSSSSSSESDSESDKKETSQDAPFEELPGNSIRVSMRNMTKPPPAAVPNTDDDNAVGKWTMVQPAQVSSQPPFAPPAPSISSEAKKRDELIISQWTPGPVISESERKLLDDLKGKLKKKTEVDVGGGDDRRRSRDRSPSDRRGRRRSRSRGRYSRSRSKSPYYNRYGRRRSSSRSRRSSSRGRRSNSRGRRIIEKPVVNYPPEPKRLNDKKTKGKGEGNGDRKKSPPKKKAPAPPQIKGKLPFIGRMPVFKKQVAAEDAAKQQKEVEADAKIQQVAPKAPKFPTAKSNAKIPQGGSTMDDELMPDPTQYMVLLSGGGATAPPPPPLHDVEKNEEEVLPPGIDEAEADLVPKPISDAPRPRKGPLPKDFQDALDLIFPDEKKKKEAAEQPTIDANREPVDMEGITTAGDSSLPEGGLPPGVEVAAQQSVEMYNAYASAFPGAQNYAAVYEGLTGAAIQAEAPPIVPPPPPIDMDTGNSGDGSIPHVEMAIEESKDSSASKIELDDLALLGIDADDMAAQCM; from the exons ATGGGAGATGATAAAAGTGTAGAGGAAAAAAGTTTGTGGCCAGACGATCTCAAACAACGCGAAG AGCAATGGCAGAGGAATGGGGGTCCCACAACGCCAAGGCGCTACGATCGACCACCTTCGCCCCCAATGCCTCCGCCGGTCGACGACAAGAGACGCAGTAGAAGTCATAGCAGAGAGCGCAGAAGGAGTAGGAGTAGAAGTAGAAGTAGGAGCCGTAGTCGTGGGCATAGTCCAAATGAGAGATATCGACGACGTCCGGAATCCTACGACTACCGACGTAGGCCGGTCAGAAGATCTCCGGATAGGCGATTTACTCGTAGGGATAACTCCCGGGAGAGGAATCGTTCACGTAACAGGAGTAGATCTCGCGACAGGCGTGACCGGAGCCATTCCCGTGGGAGGATGAGACGTGATTGGAGCCCGAAGGGAAGGAGATCTCCTGTCCGACGACCCGCAACACCTCAAGCTCCTCCACCACCTAATATTAACCAAGCTCCACCGCCCTACATACCGCAACCGCTCTACACGGATGGTTACAACTACAATGCTAGCCTACCGCCATATGGGCAGAATATGCCGCCTCAGCCCTATGGAGGATATGATTTTCCTGGTCAAGGGCCCCCTCAGCAATATGTCCCTCCTCCATATCCTCCACCGCCCCCAATTCTCATGCCGCCTGGACCTActg GTGATGATTTTGGACCTGGCGTTTGGGGTGCCCCTCCACCAATGGGTCAGCAACCAATGCCACCCCAGATGTCCATGCCCGTTGAGTCTGAGGAAGATAAATGCAAGCGCGAAG CTGCTGTTGCACAGGAGATGCAGAATCAACGGGCCACGCTGAAGAAGCAGCGTGAAGATTATCAACGGCGTGCAAGTGCACTCACGCGCGAATTGAAGATTCTCAAAgagcaaagaaataaattggcaGCCGTCAATCAGCCACACAGTCCGACAacgaggaattttctcaaggaaAATGATCGTCTACAG TCTCAGATACAGAATAAGCTAAGCAATATCGAGAATGTAATTGCAATGTTGTCGGGAATAATTGGTGTGGATAAGACACCATCGCCGCCATCTCTTTCATCGGCATCAAAGAGTTCAGCAGCACCAAAAGGCAAATCATCGGTCTCCACGAAGGGTTCGGATTCTGATGATAGTGACTCCGAGAAGCTCAAGAGTAAGCTGATTCAGAGtatgaagaagaataaaaaggaGAAGGAACATGAAGGTTCAAT CTCACGTGAAAAATTAACAGATCCAGAAAAGAAGGTGAACTACGTATTCTACGATCCTGAGATGCATTGGTGTCCAATTTGCAATGTTTTCCCGAAATCTGCAAAAGATTACCTCAATCATTTGCACACTAAGGAACACATCAATTTTACCAAGAATCAGGAGTCACCATGGCATGATAATGCTAAAATAGAT gAGTTTCCAACTTATCCAAATGCTCCTTCAAAGAGGACTCCCATTCGAGgattacaatttttcacaccAGCCACTGCATGGTATTGTAAACTTTGCTCAATGTGGATGGGTGATCTTCACTGCGCTTCAACGCATCTTAAATCCAAGCTTCATGCTGATAATTATAAT GCCTATATCGATCAGAATCCTCACTTTGATATGGATTGGATGGCGAATCGGCAGAAGGCGTATGATATCTTCCGCGAGAAGGTTGCTTCTGGAAAGAAGTCTCCGTCGTTGCTGCATGTAATTCCACTTCAATCGGACGATGATTCGGAGAAGAagcacaagaagaagaaaaagaagcagGATGGGAAGaaggataagaaaaaaagaaagcgtGGTAAGCGTCGACGTCAGTcgacatcatcatcatccagCTCCAGTTCATCAGAGTCGGATTCCGAATCAGATAAGAAGGAAACATCGCAAGATGCCCCCTTTGAAGAGCTCCCTGGTAATTCCATTCGTGTATCCATGAGGAATATGACAAAACCCCCACCAGCAGCAGTACCAAATACCGATGATGACAATGCTGTGGGTAAGTGGACGATGGTACAGCCGGCACAGGTTTCATCGCAGCCTCCATTTGCCCCACCAGCACCATCAATTTCAAGTGAAGCAAAGAAACGCGATGAGTTGATCATTTCGCAGTGGACGCCTGGTCCAGTAATTAGTGAATCAGAGCGGAAGTTGCTTGATGATTTGAAGGGGAAACTGAAGAAGAAGACAGAAGTCGATGTGGGTGGTGGTGATGACAGGCGTCGTTCCAGGGATCGTTCACCGTCAGATCGTCGCGGAAGGCGTCGCTCTAGATCACGCGGACGTTATTCACGGAGTCGCTCCAAGTCTCCCTACTACAATCGCTATGGACGTCGGCGTTCGTCTTCGCGCAGCCGGAGGTCATCATCACGTGGGCGTCGCTCAAATTCCCGCGGAAGGCGAATAATTGAAAAGCCAGTGGTGAATTATCCTCCAGAACCAAAGCGTTTGAATGACAAGAAAACCAAGGGAAAGGGTGAGGGGAATGGTGATAGAAAAAAGTCTCCACCCAAGAAGAAAGCTCCAGCACCTCCACAAATCAAGGGGAAATTGCCCTTCATTGGACGCATGCCGGTGTTTAAGAAGCAAGTGGCTGCTGAGGATGCTGCAAAGCAACAAAAGGAAGTTGAGGCTGACGCCAAAATTCAACAGGTTGCACCGAAAGCACCCAAGTTTCCAACTGCTAAATCTAATGCAAAAATACCCCAGGGTGGCTCTACAATGGACGATGAACTCATGCCAGATCCTACACAGTATATGGTGCTGTTATCAGGTGGGGGAGCAACAGCTCCACCTCCACCTCCATTGCATGACGTGGAGAAGAATGAGGAGGAGGTTCTTCCGCCTGGGATTGACGAGGCAGAGGCAGATCTTGTGCCAAAGCCCATAAGTGATGCTCCACGTCCAAGAAAGGGACCACTACCGAAGGATTTCCAAGATGCACTAGATCTGATTTTTCcagatgagaagaaaaagaaggaagCTGCAGAGCAACCAACTATTGACGCTAATCGAGAACCCGTAGATATGGAAGGAATCACAACGGCTGGTGACTCATCATTGCCCGAAGGGGGATTGCCGCCTGGTGTGGAAGTTGCTGCACAGCAATCTGTGGAAATGTACAATGCCTATGCATCAGCATTTCCCGGTGCACAGAATTATGCTGCTGTATATGAAGGACTTACGGGAGCTGCTATTCAAGCGGAAGCACCTCCAATTGTTCCACCACCCCCACCAATTGATATGGATACTGGGAATTCCGGGGATGGAAGCATTCCTCACGTAGAGATGGCCATTGAGGAGAGCAAAGATTCCTCCGCAAGTAAGATTGAGTTGGATGATCTGGCACTTTTGGGCATTGATGCCGACGATATGGCTGCGCAGTGTATGTAA
- the LOC129797199 gene encoding zinc finger matrin-type protein CG9776 isoform X2, translating to MGDDKSVEEKSLWPDDLKQREEQWQRNGGPTTPRRYDRPPSPPMPPPVDDKRRSRSHSRERRRSRSRSRSRSRSRGHSPNERYRRRPESYDYRRRPVRRSPDRRFTRRDNSRERNRSRNRSRSRDRRDRSHSRGRMRRDWSPKGRRSPVRRPATPQAPPPPNINQAPPPYIPQPLYTDGYNYNASLPPYGQNMPPQPYGGYDFPGQGPPQQYVPPPYPPPPPILMPPGPTAAVAQEMQNQRATLKKQREDYQRRASALTRELKILKEQRNKLAAVNQPHSPTTRNFLKENDRLQSQIQNKLSNIENVIAMLSGIIGVDKTPSPPSLSSASKSSAAPKGKSSVSTKGSDSDDSDSEKLKSKLIQSMKKNKKEKEHEGSISREKLTDPEKKVNYVFYDPEMHWCPICNVFPKSAKDYLNHLHTKEHINFTKNQESPWHDNAKIDEFPTYPNAPSKRTPIRGLQFFTPATAWYCKLCSMWMGDLHCASTHLKSKLHADNYNAYIDQNPHFDMDWMANRQKAYDIFREKVASGKKSPSLLHVIPLQSDDDSEKKHKKKKKKQDGKKDKKKRKRGKRRRQSTSSSSSSSSSESDSESDKKETSQDAPFEELPGNSIRVSMRNMTKPPPAAVPNTDDDNAVGKWTMVQPAQVSSQPPFAPPAPSISSEAKKRDELIISQWTPGPVISESERKLLDDLKGKLKKKTEVDVGGGDDRRRSRDRSPSDRRGRRRSRSRGRYSRSRSKSPYYNRYGRRRSSSRSRRSSSRGRRSNSRGRRIIEKPVVNYPPEPKRLNDKKTKGKGEGNGDRKKSPPKKKAPAPPQIKGKLPFIGRMPVFKKQVAAEDAAKQQKEVEADAKIQQVAPKAPKFPTAKSNAKIPQGGSTMDDELMPDPTQYMVLLSGGGATAPPPPPLHDVEKNEEEVLPPGIDEAEADLVPKPISDAPRPRKGPLPKDFQDALDLIFPDEKKKKEAAEQPTIDANREPVDMEGITTAGDSSLPEGGLPPGVEVAAQQSVEMYNAYASAFPGAQNYAAVYEGLTGAAIQAEAPPIVPPPPPIDMDTGNSGDGSIPHVEMAIEESKDSSASKIELDDLALLGIDADDMAAQCM from the exons ATGGGAGATGATAAAAGTGTAGAGGAAAAAAGTTTGTGGCCAGACGATCTCAAACAACGCGAAG AGCAATGGCAGAGGAATGGGGGTCCCACAACGCCAAGGCGCTACGATCGACCACCTTCGCCCCCAATGCCTCCGCCGGTCGACGACAAGAGACGCAGTAGAAGTCATAGCAGAGAGCGCAGAAGGAGTAGGAGTAGAAGTAGAAGTAGGAGCCGTAGTCGTGGGCATAGTCCAAATGAGAGATATCGACGACGTCCGGAATCCTACGACTACCGACGTAGGCCGGTCAGAAGATCTCCGGATAGGCGATTTACTCGTAGGGATAACTCCCGGGAGAGGAATCGTTCACGTAACAGGAGTAGATCTCGCGACAGGCGTGACCGGAGCCATTCCCGTGGGAGGATGAGACGTGATTGGAGCCCGAAGGGAAGGAGATCTCCTGTCCGACGACCCGCAACACCTCAAGCTCCTCCACCACCTAATATTAACCAAGCTCCACCGCCCTACATACCGCAACCGCTCTACACGGATGGTTACAACTACAATGCTAGCCTACCGCCATATGGGCAGAATATGCCGCCTCAGCCCTATGGAGGATATGATTTTCCTGGTCAAGGGCCCCCTCAGCAATATGTCCCTCCTCCATATCCTCCACCGCCCCCAATTCTCATGCCGCCTGGACCTActg CTGCTGTTGCACAGGAGATGCAGAATCAACGGGCCACGCTGAAGAAGCAGCGTGAAGATTATCAACGGCGTGCAAGTGCACTCACGCGCGAATTGAAGATTCTCAAAgagcaaagaaataaattggcaGCCGTCAATCAGCCACACAGTCCGACAacgaggaattttctcaaggaaAATGATCGTCTACAG TCTCAGATACAGAATAAGCTAAGCAATATCGAGAATGTAATTGCAATGTTGTCGGGAATAATTGGTGTGGATAAGACACCATCGCCGCCATCTCTTTCATCGGCATCAAAGAGTTCAGCAGCACCAAAAGGCAAATCATCGGTCTCCACGAAGGGTTCGGATTCTGATGATAGTGACTCCGAGAAGCTCAAGAGTAAGCTGATTCAGAGtatgaagaagaataaaaaggaGAAGGAACATGAAGGTTCAAT CTCACGTGAAAAATTAACAGATCCAGAAAAGAAGGTGAACTACGTATTCTACGATCCTGAGATGCATTGGTGTCCAATTTGCAATGTTTTCCCGAAATCTGCAAAAGATTACCTCAATCATTTGCACACTAAGGAACACATCAATTTTACCAAGAATCAGGAGTCACCATGGCATGATAATGCTAAAATAGAT gAGTTTCCAACTTATCCAAATGCTCCTTCAAAGAGGACTCCCATTCGAGgattacaatttttcacaccAGCCACTGCATGGTATTGTAAACTTTGCTCAATGTGGATGGGTGATCTTCACTGCGCTTCAACGCATCTTAAATCCAAGCTTCATGCTGATAATTATAAT GCCTATATCGATCAGAATCCTCACTTTGATATGGATTGGATGGCGAATCGGCAGAAGGCGTATGATATCTTCCGCGAGAAGGTTGCTTCTGGAAAGAAGTCTCCGTCGTTGCTGCATGTAATTCCACTTCAATCGGACGATGATTCGGAGAAGAagcacaagaagaagaaaaagaagcagGATGGGAAGaaggataagaaaaaaagaaagcgtGGTAAGCGTCGACGTCAGTcgacatcatcatcatccagCTCCAGTTCATCAGAGTCGGATTCCGAATCAGATAAGAAGGAAACATCGCAAGATGCCCCCTTTGAAGAGCTCCCTGGTAATTCCATTCGTGTATCCATGAGGAATATGACAAAACCCCCACCAGCAGCAGTACCAAATACCGATGATGACAATGCTGTGGGTAAGTGGACGATGGTACAGCCGGCACAGGTTTCATCGCAGCCTCCATTTGCCCCACCAGCACCATCAATTTCAAGTGAAGCAAAGAAACGCGATGAGTTGATCATTTCGCAGTGGACGCCTGGTCCAGTAATTAGTGAATCAGAGCGGAAGTTGCTTGATGATTTGAAGGGGAAACTGAAGAAGAAGACAGAAGTCGATGTGGGTGGTGGTGATGACAGGCGTCGTTCCAGGGATCGTTCACCGTCAGATCGTCGCGGAAGGCGTCGCTCTAGATCACGCGGACGTTATTCACGGAGTCGCTCCAAGTCTCCCTACTACAATCGCTATGGACGTCGGCGTTCGTCTTCGCGCAGCCGGAGGTCATCATCACGTGGGCGTCGCTCAAATTCCCGCGGAAGGCGAATAATTGAAAAGCCAGTGGTGAATTATCCTCCAGAACCAAAGCGTTTGAATGACAAGAAAACCAAGGGAAAGGGTGAGGGGAATGGTGATAGAAAAAAGTCTCCACCCAAGAAGAAAGCTCCAGCACCTCCACAAATCAAGGGGAAATTGCCCTTCATTGGACGCATGCCGGTGTTTAAGAAGCAAGTGGCTGCTGAGGATGCTGCAAAGCAACAAAAGGAAGTTGAGGCTGACGCCAAAATTCAACAGGTTGCACCGAAAGCACCCAAGTTTCCAACTGCTAAATCTAATGCAAAAATACCCCAGGGTGGCTCTACAATGGACGATGAACTCATGCCAGATCCTACACAGTATATGGTGCTGTTATCAGGTGGGGGAGCAACAGCTCCACCTCCACCTCCATTGCATGACGTGGAGAAGAATGAGGAGGAGGTTCTTCCGCCTGGGATTGACGAGGCAGAGGCAGATCTTGTGCCAAAGCCCATAAGTGATGCTCCACGTCCAAGAAAGGGACCACTACCGAAGGATTTCCAAGATGCACTAGATCTGATTTTTCcagatgagaagaaaaagaaggaagCTGCAGAGCAACCAACTATTGACGCTAATCGAGAACCCGTAGATATGGAAGGAATCACAACGGCTGGTGACTCATCATTGCCCGAAGGGGGATTGCCGCCTGGTGTGGAAGTTGCTGCACAGCAATCTGTGGAAATGTACAATGCCTATGCATCAGCATTTCCCGGTGCACAGAATTATGCTGCTGTATATGAAGGACTTACGGGAGCTGCTATTCAAGCGGAAGCACCTCCAATTGTTCCACCACCCCCACCAATTGATATGGATACTGGGAATTCCGGGGATGGAAGCATTCCTCACGTAGAGATGGCCATTGAGGAGAGCAAAGATTCCTCCGCAAGTAAGATTGAGTTGGATGATCTGGCACTTTTGGGCATTGATGCCGACGATATGGCTGCGCAGTGTATGTAA